A window of the Tunturibacter empetritectus genome harbors these coding sequences:
- a CDS encoding Ig-like domain repeat protein: MLAPVRFDRNFFCRFGDLILPTCTRREGRSRFTAKLYFCFALILFGVPATHAYASPVTLPGVTAVGSTSAVQTVSVVVTANGQLGKVSALTGGVANLDFAISGAGSCLTGSTLVVGQTCSFPVTFSPKYPGQHIGAVALFDASGLPLGDTWLVATGGGPLALFIPGIISTVAGDVSWIYRGDGQPATSSPIFLPFGVAVDPAGNMFIADSSNNRIRRVDAGTQLMSTYAGNGSAGNSGDGGLATLASVSLPTSVALDGAGNLYFADSNNHAIRRVSAATGVITTIAGVLGAQGYSGDGGLAIHAHLDTPDSVAIDPAKGYLYIADSGNNLIRRVDLSTGIISVFAGNRVAAYAGDGGPAVGASLNGPWGVTVGPDGQIYIADQNNHSVRKVALDGTISTIAGNGTSGFAGDGGPASAAVLDSPAATAIDAAGNIYIADAGNNRVRKVNAVTGEIDTVVGSNQESFSGDGGPATGAGMYGPYGMALDGSGNLYVSDVFHNRIRLVKSINAVLNFPTIRVQRVSATQDEELENDGNAPLNISSLNPGVNTQLDPVATTCSTSVAMASALNCIIGAQFAPTVIGNTVTGTIIVTSDSPTSPQTITLSGKVLTLDPSTITLNTSGSPSATGALVTFTVAVTSTGVTPTGIVTFLDGAATIGTATLNSAGVALFPTQSLASGTHIITASYAGDSNTAPGTSTSVTQIVKDGTSVALSSSLNPSSPQVSVTFSALVVGTSGVPTGSVRFLDGGVLLGTVNLDATGAASFSTSTLSVTTHRITASYSGDANSIASTSNTVNQIVVASSTATTLTTSNPDVSFGTAVTFTANVTGSGSVTPTGTISFQEGTTVLGTLTLDIHGAAALTLSTLSVAAHSIRAVYGGDANNGASSSAPVQETIEQINTTTAVTSNASTAPAGSSIQLNATITPKSSVPSSPITGTVTFMDGTTTLGAATVSGGTVTITLNSLAVGQHTIFAIYGGSSIYAGSISTTIVQKVQQAVTSGTLIASANPSIAGKSDTLTVSITSNGGVPTGVVTFMDGTTVLGTAALNAQGVASFTVPSFSTGTHSITAVYGGDNNNLGTTPSLTLTVQQATTGVVLSTSGSPSTAGLPVTLSATVTGNGSAPTGSVTFYDGSAALGSSPINAAGLGTISLSTLTVGPHTLTAAYSGDAYNGTSTSPAITQVVVKATTTTTLTASASTTPVGAPVTFTATVAGSSGALSGTVQFMDGSTVIGSPSLAANGTAVLSISTLIVGQHIITAVYLGDTNDAGSTSAGLTHIVSPVTGVALASSQNPVSAGANVTFTAAVGGSEPAPTGVVTFHDGSATLAAVTLNAAGVAVFNTTSLALGTHIITASYGGDANNNAALSLPLSESVQRATTQTSMAVSAITATVNSTETLTVTVTGSGGIPGGQVTFLDGTAVIGTAILSANGSASLSVSNLSLGQHTLSASYGGDTNDAASSSPAQTITVNKGAPGLTLVSSSNPSIAGLQVVFTANLSGTTVAPTGSVTFTDGTTVLGSSPIAANGSANFSTSSLSVGQHTIVATYTGDANNSAASSPGVVETIQPSTSTVTLSSNKNPALIGDAVTFAMTVSGTGSQPTGTVILRDGANSIGTTAIGASGLATLTVSNLTIGAHTLIATYNGDSSHPGSVSGPLLQTILQPTASTLISSSNPSLSGTPVTFTTVVSSSGGSPVTGSVTFRDGAVILGTSIVGASGTSTFTTNALSPGQHSIVATYSGDSVSQTSSSPVLVQTVQNSGTTTVLTTSGTPSIAGAPLTLTAQVTGKGAAPAGPVSFEDGTTVIGTASVGVNGIATLTTSSLAAGQHILLAIYEGDSNTLTSTSNPVLQNIEQRTVVALTAVSSLGTISGTSSGGALIGNPITFTASVTGSSTTPPTGLVTLSDGSTILGTASVNGSGLATFSVSTLALGPHTLTATYAGDTQNFPGTSPELTEVVLLHTSKNTLTISSSPVIENQPFTLVATLQGDAAVPPSGTVVFSSGGKTLGSATLNASGIATLTTTLGLGTYTPIATYQGDSQYLGSVSSAVSLTVIQATNFTISLNPPAMQLKTTQHNTIQLTLTSIQNFTDVLSLGCVGLPRAATCTFTSDQVSLDANGHQTISLTIDTGSPLTAGSIAKADEPSASRIALCFLPGGLILGLSLLRSRRAGKLLSGLLLALLFTGAMAITGCGGLDVHGTPAGTYTFNVTAIGAKTAVTQSAPMTLTVTQ, translated from the coding sequence ATGCTCGCTCCTGTTCGATTTGATAGAAACTTTTTCTGCCGCTTCGGTGATCTGATCCTCCCAACTTGTACACGCCGCGAGGGACGGTCTCGGTTTACAGCGAAGTTATACTTCTGCTTCGCGCTTATCCTGTTTGGCGTTCCTGCGACTCACGCTTACGCCTCTCCTGTGACATTGCCGGGGGTGACGGCGGTTGGAAGCACGTCCGCTGTTCAGACGGTATCGGTTGTCGTGACGGCGAATGGTCAGTTGGGGAAGGTGAGCGCACTTACTGGAGGAGTTGCCAATCTTGATTTTGCTATTTCGGGGGCTGGCTCCTGTTTGACGGGAAGTACACTTGTTGTGGGGCAGACGTGCAGTTTTCCGGTTACGTTCAGTCCTAAATATCCTGGACAGCATATTGGTGCGGTCGCTCTATTTGACGCTTCGGGATTGCCGCTAGGAGATACGTGGCTGGTGGCGACGGGTGGCGGCCCGCTTGCGTTGTTTATTCCTGGCATCATCAGTACGGTCGCCGGGGATGTGTCGTGGATCTACCGTGGAGACGGGCAGCCAGCTACGTCTTCTCCGATCTTTCTTCCATTCGGAGTGGCGGTGGATCCGGCGGGAAACATGTTCATTGCCGATTCGAGCAACAATCGCATTCGGCGGGTGGATGCGGGTACGCAGCTGATGTCGACCTATGCTGGGAACGGCAGCGCAGGTAACAGCGGCGATGGAGGCCTGGCGACGCTGGCTTCGGTCAGCCTGCCGACTTCGGTTGCACTTGACGGTGCGGGCAATCTCTACTTTGCCGATAGCAATAATCATGCGATTCGTAGGGTGAGCGCGGCTACGGGAGTGATCACGACGATAGCGGGCGTTCTGGGAGCACAAGGGTACTCGGGCGACGGCGGGCTTGCAATTCATGCCCACCTGGATACGCCTGATTCAGTTGCGATCGATCCGGCGAAAGGCTATCTCTATATTGCGGACAGTGGAAACAATCTGATCCGGCGCGTGGATCTTTCTACCGGGATTATCTCTGTGTTCGCGGGGAACCGTGTGGCAGCTTATGCCGGGGATGGAGGGCCGGCGGTAGGCGCGAGTCTAAACGGACCGTGGGGTGTGACGGTTGGTCCTGATGGCCAGATTTACATCGCCGATCAGAACAATCACAGCGTGCGTAAAGTCGCGCTGGATGGGACGATTTCAACCATTGCGGGGAATGGAACTTCGGGGTTCGCGGGCGACGGCGGCCCAGCGAGCGCTGCTGTGCTGGATAGTCCGGCGGCGACAGCGATCGACGCGGCAGGAAATATTTATATTGCCGATGCAGGCAACAACAGAGTTCGTAAGGTGAATGCTGTTACAGGTGAGATCGATACGGTGGTGGGCAGCAATCAGGAGTCCTTTAGTGGCGACGGTGGGCCGGCGACTGGAGCGGGCATGTATGGACCCTATGGAATGGCGCTCGATGGATCGGGAAATCTTTATGTCAGCGATGTGTTCCACAATCGGATACGCCTGGTCAAGAGCATCAATGCGGTTCTGAATTTTCCGACGATCCGGGTGCAACGCGTTTCGGCAACACAGGATGAAGAGCTTGAAAACGATGGGAACGCGCCACTGAATATCTCCAGTCTGAATCCAGGAGTGAATACGCAGCTGGATCCTGTTGCTACAACCTGCTCGACCAGCGTGGCGATGGCTTCGGCTTTGAATTGCATCATCGGGGCTCAGTTTGCGCCGACGGTGATTGGCAACACGGTTACGGGAACGATTATTGTTACATCGGATTCGCCGACCAGTCCGCAGACGATCACTCTCAGTGGTAAGGTTTTGACGCTCGATCCATCGACCATCACGTTGAACACAAGCGGCTCTCCCTCTGCCACGGGGGCGCTGGTTACGTTTACTGTCGCGGTGACGAGCACTGGAGTGACACCGACCGGCATTGTTACTTTTCTTGATGGGGCGGCGACGATTGGGACCGCTACGCTCAATAGCGCCGGCGTGGCGCTATTTCCGACGCAAAGCCTGGCGAGTGGGACTCACATTATTACGGCGAGCTATGCGGGCGATTCGAATACCGCGCCGGGTACCTCTACCTCCGTAACTCAGATTGTCAAGGATGGGACGTCGGTTGCGCTGTCGTCGAGTCTCAATCCTTCCTCTCCGCAGGTCAGTGTGACTTTTTCAGCGCTCGTTGTGGGGACGTCGGGAGTTCCTACTGGGAGCGTCAGGTTTCTCGATGGGGGAGTTCTCCTGGGGACGGTGAATTTGGATGCAACGGGAGCAGCTAGTTTTAGTACGTCCACGCTGAGCGTTACGACCCATCGCATTACGGCGAGCTACAGTGGAGATGCCAATTCGATCGCGAGTACGTCGAACACGGTCAATCAGATCGTGGTCGCTTCTTCGACTGCGACCACCCTCACTACCAGCAACCCGGATGTATCTTTTGGGACTGCTGTTACCTTTACGGCGAACGTGACGGGAAGCGGATCTGTAACGCCAACCGGCACGATTTCCTTTCAGGAGGGCACTACGGTTCTGGGTACGTTGACCCTGGACATTCATGGCGCGGCTGCTCTTACTCTTTCCACTTTGTCTGTTGCGGCGCACTCGATTCGTGCCGTGTATGGAGGCGATGCAAACAATGGCGCTAGCTCCTCCGCGCCGGTGCAGGAGACCATCGAGCAAATCAATACTACGACGGCGGTCACTTCAAACGCGAGCACAGCGCCCGCCGGATCGAGTATTCAACTGAATGCGACGATCACACCTAAGTCATCGGTCCCATCGAGCCCGATCACTGGAACCGTGACGTTTATGGATGGGACGACGACACTTGGCGCTGCGACGGTTAGCGGGGGTACGGTGACGATCACTCTGAACTCGCTGGCAGTTGGGCAGCACACGATTTTTGCGATCTACGGCGGATCTTCCATCTATGCCGGGAGTATCTCCACCACGATTGTGCAGAAGGTGCAGCAGGCGGTCACGTCGGGCACGCTGATTGCGTCTGCCAACCCGTCGATCGCGGGGAAGAGTGACACGCTCACGGTTTCGATCACGAGCAATGGAGGCGTTCCTACAGGCGTTGTGACGTTTATGGATGGAACGACGGTGCTTGGTACGGCGGCTCTGAATGCGCAGGGCGTCGCGAGCTTTACGGTGCCTTCTTTCTCCACGGGAACTCATTCGATTACAGCCGTCTATGGAGGAGATAACAATAACCTTGGAACGACTCCCTCGTTGACTTTGACGGTGCAACAGGCGACAACGGGAGTTGTGCTTTCGACCTCTGGAAGCCCATCCACAGCGGGGTTGCCGGTTACTTTGAGCGCTACTGTGACGGGGAATGGATCCGCTCCTACTGGATCGGTTACTTTCTATGACGGCTCGGCTGCTTTGGGTTCGAGCCCAATCAACGCGGCAGGGCTTGGCACGATTTCGCTGTCTACTCTGACGGTTGGGCCTCATACTTTGACCGCAGCCTACTCCGGAGATGCTTATAACGGAACGAGTACGTCGCCTGCGATTACGCAGGTTGTTGTAAAGGCAACGACGACCACCACTCTGACTGCGAGCGCTTCGACGACACCGGTTGGAGCTCCCGTGACGTTCACCGCTACGGTGGCGGGTAGTTCGGGAGCGTTGAGTGGAACCGTCCAATTTATGGATGGCTCGACGGTGATCGGCAGCCCTTCGCTGGCGGCAAACGGAACGGCGGTGTTAAGTATTTCGACGCTGATTGTCGGACAGCACATTATCACTGCTGTTTATCTTGGCGATACGAATGATGCCGGCAGTACTTCGGCGGGCCTGACTCACATTGTTTCGCCGGTCACCGGGGTTGCGCTCGCGTCGAGTCAGAACCCTGTAAGCGCCGGCGCCAATGTGACGTTCACGGCGGCGGTTGGGGGTTCGGAGCCTGCGCCGACCGGAGTGGTTACCTTCCATGACGGATCGGCTACGCTGGCGGCGGTCACGCTGAATGCAGCTGGCGTTGCGGTCTTCAATACGACGAGCCTGGCTTTAGGAACGCACATCATTACTGCATCGTATGGTGGAGACGCTAACAATAATGCGGCTCTTTCTTTGCCGTTGAGCGAGTCGGTGCAGCGCGCGACCACTCAAACTTCGATGGCGGTAAGCGCGATCACCGCCACGGTGAACTCTACGGAGACTTTGACTGTCACGGTTACAGGATCGGGCGGGATCCCCGGTGGACAGGTTACGTTCCTTGATGGCACCGCTGTGATCGGGACGGCAATTCTCAGCGCAAATGGTTCTGCGAGCCTGTCTGTGTCGAATCTCTCTCTCGGCCAACATACGCTGTCAGCTAGTTACGGTGGAGACACGAACGATGCAGCTTCCTCATCTCCGGCGCAAACGATTACGGTGAACAAAGGTGCGCCTGGTCTTACGTTGGTTTCAAGCAGCAACCCTTCCATAGCGGGACTTCAGGTTGTCTTTACCGCCAATCTTAGCGGAACGACTGTTGCTCCGACCGGCAGCGTTACGTTCACTGATGGCACGACGGTGCTTGGTTCTTCGCCGATTGCCGCGAATGGCAGCGCTAACTTCTCGACCTCGAGTCTCTCGGTCGGGCAGCATACGATCGTAGCGACTTACACCGGTGATGCGAATAATAGTGCTGCCAGTTCGCCGGGTGTTGTGGAGACGATTCAACCGTCGACGAGCACGGTCACGCTGAGCAGCAATAAAAACCCTGCGCTGATTGGAGACGCGGTTACGTTCGCGATGACGGTGAGTGGGACGGGATCTCAACCAACCGGCACGGTGATCCTCCGCGACGGGGCGAACAGTATCGGGACGACGGCGATCGGCGCGAGTGGCCTGGCTACGCTTACTGTGTCTAACTTGACGATTGGGGCGCATACGCTGATCGCGACCTACAACGGCGATTCGAGTCATCCTGGCAGCGTGTCGGGACCTCTGCTCCAGACGATTTTGCAACCGACTGCCAGCACTCTCATTTCAAGCAGCAATCCATCGTTGTCGGGTACCCCAGTGACGTTTACAACCGTGGTATCAAGCAGTGGCGGTTCGCCTGTTACGGGGTCTGTCACATTCCGCGATGGGGCGGTTATTCTCGGGACGAGCATCGTGGGGGCATCGGGGACTTCGACGTTCACGACGAATGCTTTGAGTCCGGGGCAACACTCGATTGTTGCGACTTATAGCGGCGACAGCGTGAGCCAGACGAGCAGTAGTCCGGTGCTGGTCCAGACGGTACAGAACAGCGGCACGACGACTGTGCTGACTACTTCGGGAACGCCCTCGATTGCGGGCGCTCCTTTGACTCTTACCGCGCAGGTGACTGGAAAGGGCGCGGCCCCCGCGGGTCCGGTGAGCTTCGAAGATGGGACTACGGTGATCGGGACCGCTTCGGTGGGAGTCAACGGCATTGCGACTCTTACGACGTCTTCGCTTGCTGCTGGTCAGCATATTCTGCTCGCAATCTATGAGGGCGACAGCAACACTTTGACCAGCACCTCTAATCCTGTGTTGCAAAACATAGAACAACGCACTGTCGTTGCGCTGACTGCGGTCAGTAGCCTGGGGACAATCAGCGGGACGAGTTCGGGAGGCGCTCTGATTGGCAATCCGATTACCTTTACCGCTTCGGTGACTGGCAGCAGCACAACCCCACCCACGGGGTTGGTCACGTTGTCAGATGGCTCTACTATTTTGGGGACGGCGAGTGTTAATGGCTCTGGGCTTGCAACATTCAGTGTTTCAACGCTTGCGCTGGGTCCACATACTTTGACTGCGACCTATGCCGGGGATACGCAAAACTTTCCGGGTACCTCGCCGGAGTTGACTGAAGTAGTGCTGCTGCATACTTCCAAAAATACTCTGACGATCTCTTCGAGTCCCGTGATCGAGAATCAACCGTTTACTCTGGTTGCGACCTTGCAGGGCGATGCTGCTGTGCCGCCGTCTGGTACGGTGGTGTTTAGCTCTGGGGGGAAAACGCTTGGCAGCGCGACTCTGAACGCGTCGGGCATTGCTACTCTGACTACGACCCTGGGGCTGGGGACCTACACTCCGATCGCTACTTATCAGGGAGACTCGCAGTATCTGGGTTCGGTGTCGAGCGCTGTGTCTTTGACGGTGATTCAAGCGACCAACTTCACGATTAGTTTGAATCCTCCGGCGATGCAGTTGAAGACGACGCAGCACAACACGATTCAGTTGACGCTGACTTCGATCCAGAACTTTACGGATGTCTTGTCGCTTGGATGTGTGGGCCTGCCGCGAGCGGCGACCTGCACGTTTACTTCTGACCAGGTGTCACTCGATGCGAACGGGCACCAGACGATCAGTCTGACGATTGATACAGGTTCGCCGCTGACTGCGGGGAGTATTGCAAAGGCCGACGAACCATCCGCTAGCCGGATTGCGCTGTGCTTCCTGCCGGGCGGGCTCATCCTCGGGTTGTCGCTGCTGCGTTCGCGACGTGCCGGTAAGCTGCTGAGCGGCCTTCTGCTTGCGTTGCTCTTTACCGGGGCGATGGCGATCACGGGTTGCGGCGGACTTGATGTACATGGAACTCCTGCAGGGACCTATACCTTCAATGTGACTGCTATCGGCGCCAAGACGGCGGTGACACAGTCTGCTCCGATGACTTTGACGGTGACCCAGTGA
- a CDS encoding Mpo1-like protein: MRRRAYGVAMLGGRSWESWIAEYSESHQHPLNRLTHTFGIPIIMLSLPVMMAAIVWHRLLWVGVGLFCFGWLLQFVGHAIEGKPPEFLKDWRFLLVGSRWWAAKMRGKA; this comes from the coding sequence GTGAGGAGGCGAGCGTATGGTGTCGCCATGCTTGGTGGACGTAGCTGGGAGAGCTGGATTGCGGAGTATTCGGAGAGCCACCAGCATCCGCTGAACAGGCTGACTCATACGTTTGGGATACCGATTATTATGCTGTCGCTGCCGGTGATGATGGCAGCGATTGTGTGGCACCGATTGCTGTGGGTGGGAGTTGGGCTGTTCTGTTTTGGGTGGCTGCTGCAGTTTGTAGGGCATGCGATTGAAGGGAAGCCGCCGGAGTTTCTGAAGGATTGGCGATTTTTGCTGGTGGGGTCGCGCTGGTGGGCAGCGAAGATGCGTGGGAAGGCCTAG
- a CDS encoding outer membrane beta-barrel protein, giving the protein MKFKESLTRLILLTTLSLPCLPAHNAHAQSSPTATQQLQLSTFAGATGTFTNLAGGKNLDITAGADITLLALRRLHPAAEIRGSYPIDEGTTSSQKNFLLGPKIDYPLGRLHPYANFLIGRGAIDYLRGGYIFGNFRYLNSNTLVLSPGVGLDYSLTHHLAVKVDFQYQHWNTPAVPSGSIHPKATTLGVVYLFDFNPHHRHMM; this is encoded by the coding sequence ATGAAGTTTAAAGAGTCATTGACCCGTTTGATCCTGCTCACCACGCTCTCTCTGCCATGTCTCCCGGCCCATAACGCACACGCACAAAGCTCTCCCACCGCGACCCAACAGCTTCAGCTCTCCACCTTCGCCGGAGCCACCGGCACCTTCACCAACCTGGCCGGCGGAAAGAACCTCGACATCACCGCCGGCGCCGACATCACCCTCCTCGCCTTACGCCGCCTCCACCCCGCCGCCGAGATCCGCGGCTCCTACCCCATCGACGAAGGCACCACCAGCAGCCAGAAAAACTTCCTCCTCGGCCCCAAGATCGACTATCCCCTCGGCCGCCTCCACCCCTATGCCAACTTCCTCATCGGCCGCGGCGCAATCGACTATCTTAGGGGCGGCTACATCTTCGGCAACTTCCGCTACCTCAACTCCAACACCCTCGTCCTCTCCCCCGGCGTCGGCCTCGACTACAGCCTCACCCATCACCTCGCCGTCAAAGTAGACTTCCAGTATCAGCACTGGAACACCCCCGCCGTCCCCTCCGGCAGCATCCATCCCAAAGCCACCACCCTCGGCGTCGTCTACCTCTTCGACTTCAACCCGCACCATCGCCACATGATGTAG
- a CDS encoding BON domain-containing protein, translating into MTRLTRRVFPALAASLVFTLSAPSIIAQEATPGPTWSQEDTLRIVQQVQKKLAGLSNLGVFDWLTFGIHGKTLVLKGYASRPVLKSDAENAVKGIQGIDSVDNQIEVLPNSPMDDRIRAAVYNRIYTQPSLRKYNANQGNIGRAIGPGAGIALAAGGITNTPPMGFHAIHIIVKNGNVTLYGVVLNQMDSSIAGMQANSTPGAFSVDNDLIVQGSASKPKEK; encoded by the coding sequence ATGACCCGCTTAACCCGTCGCGTGTTCCCGGCACTTGCTGCATCTCTCGTCTTCACCCTTTCTGCCCCATCCATCATCGCCCAGGAAGCCACGCCCGGTCCCACCTGGTCGCAGGAAGATACCCTCCGCATCGTCCAGCAGGTACAGAAAAAGCTTGCCGGCCTCTCCAACCTCGGAGTCTTCGACTGGCTTACCTTCGGCATTCACGGCAAAACGCTCGTCCTCAAAGGCTACGCCTCCCGCCCCGTCCTCAAGAGTGACGCCGAAAACGCCGTCAAAGGCATTCAGGGCATCGACTCCGTCGACAACCAGATCGAGGTCCTGCCCAACTCCCCCATGGACGACCGCATCCGCGCCGCCGTCTACAACCGCATCTACACCCAGCCCTCGCTACGCAAATATAACGCCAACCAGGGCAACATCGGCCGCGCCATCGGGCCCGGAGCAGGAATCGCGCTCGCCGCCGGCGGCATCACCAACACCCCACCTATGGGCTTCCACGCCATCCACATCATCGTGAAGAACGGCAACGTCACCCTCTACGGCGTCGTGCTCAACCAGATGGACTCCTCCATCGCCGGAATGCAGGCAAACTCAACCCCCGGCGCCTTCAGCGTCGACAACGACCTCATCGTTCAAGGCTCCGCCTCCAAACCAAAAGAGAAATAA
- a CDS encoding LytR/AlgR family response regulator transcription factor, with translation MSLTALIIDDEPLARQELQYLLERAGGVEVLAQGTNGIEAVELIRTHKPDLVFLDVQMPGLDGFGVLKKLLDRKVPMPDVVFATAFNQYAVRAFEVNAIDYLLKPFDRKRVMQTIEKAQARKVAPAGPGGLGLETGAKLDALLRLVEEQTQAPKGNSGKVIVRAQSRLLLVDQREICFASIEEGTISVVTKAVEGHSNCRTLEELMDQLDPETFWRAHRSYVVNIQHIREVVPWFKSSYQLRMDDSQKTEIPVSRAQTKRLRELFNL, from the coding sequence ATGTCCCTGACTGCACTCATCATCGATGACGAACCTCTGGCCAGGCAGGAGCTGCAGTATCTGCTGGAGCGCGCGGGCGGGGTTGAGGTTCTGGCGCAGGGAACCAACGGGATTGAAGCGGTGGAGCTGATTCGGACGCATAAGCCGGATCTGGTGTTTCTGGATGTTCAGATGCCTGGCCTTGACGGCTTTGGCGTGCTGAAGAAGCTGCTGGACCGGAAGGTTCCGATGCCTGATGTGGTATTTGCTACTGCATTCAATCAATATGCGGTGCGCGCCTTTGAGGTGAATGCCATCGATTATCTGCTGAAGCCCTTCGATCGAAAGCGGGTGATGCAGACGATAGAGAAGGCGCAGGCGCGGAAGGTGGCACCTGCAGGCCCGGGGGGGCTGGGGCTAGAGACCGGGGCCAAACTGGATGCGCTGCTGCGGCTGGTCGAGGAGCAGACGCAGGCACCGAAGGGCAACTCCGGCAAGGTGATCGTCAGGGCGCAGAGCCGGTTGCTGCTGGTGGATCAGCGCGAGATCTGTTTTGCCTCGATCGAGGAGGGAACGATCAGCGTGGTGACCAAGGCGGTGGAGGGACACTCAAACTGCAGGACGCTCGAGGAACTGATGGATCAGCTCGATCCGGAGACGTTCTGGAGGGCGCACCGGTCGTATGTGGTTAATATTCAGCACATACGGGAGGTGGTGCCGTGGTTCAAGTCCAGCTATCAGCTGCGGATGGACGACTCTCAGAAGACGGAGATTCCGGTGAGCCGCGCCCAAACCAAACGCCTGCGGGAGCTGTTCAATTTGTAG
- a CDS encoding zinc ribbon domain-containing protein — protein MMRFWGQESERSQGTLAGGDDELSMIPTWSVVLAILVFGAVQYLFHGVLPHHKHELLPMRLLMGYSWGTAFASYVLLVGYVSRDVRRRRMPAGLWMLIVVVLPGGIGAVVYFLLRQPMLMPCPHCSTEITSSVHFCPQCQFQLAPVCGRCFRGVQITDVYCTQCGHDLAEDHAPARLRVYSD, from the coding sequence ATGATGAGGTTTTGGGGTCAGGAGTCGGAGAGATCGCAAGGCACCCTGGCAGGGGGTGATGATGAATTGAGCATGATACCGACCTGGTCGGTGGTGCTGGCCATCCTGGTGTTTGGGGCGGTGCAGTATCTGTTCCATGGCGTGTTGCCGCACCATAAGCATGAGCTGCTGCCGATGCGGCTGCTGATGGGATACTCGTGGGGGACGGCGTTTGCGAGCTATGTGCTGCTGGTGGGGTATGTGAGCCGCGATGTGCGGCGGCGGCGAATGCCGGCAGGATTGTGGATGCTGATTGTGGTGGTGCTGCCGGGCGGGATCGGAGCTGTGGTGTACTTCCTGCTGCGGCAGCCGATGCTGATGCCTTGTCCGCACTGCAGTACGGAGATTACCTCGAGCGTGCACTTCTGTCCGCAGTGCCAGTTTCAACTGGCTCCTGTGTGCGGCCGCTGCTTCCGCGGGGTGCAGATTACGGATGTGTATTGCACGCAGTGCGGGCACGATCTGGCCGAGGACCATGCGCCGGCGCGACTGCGCGTATATAGTGACTAG